One genomic segment of Impatiens glandulifera chromosome 6, dImpGla2.1, whole genome shotgun sequence includes these proteins:
- the LOC124941664 gene encoding protein TPX2-like: MDELMEDSGELIFTAIEIDLDYEFDAARYFDFTKISEETFHSDIWFESAGSYSPSPFVTKLILREDNLLQQMDIPPRSNGDENMSLEGNQSNEPEIKDCRVMKGEILNNLKGVKLQHLPTSNIIDSWIFL, encoded by the exons ATGGATGAACTAATGGAGGATTCCGGCGAGCTTATTTTCACGGCGATCGAGATTGACCTGGATTACGAGTTTGACGCCGCTCGATATTTCGATTTCACTAAGATTTCGGAAGAAACATTTCATTCTGACATTTGGTTTGAATCTGCTGGAAGCTATTCTCCTTCAC CTTTTGTGACAAAGTTAATTCTGAGAGAGGACAATcttcttcaacaaatggatatTCCTCCAAGATCTAATGGAGATGAGAACATGAGTTTGGAAGGAAATCAATCTAATGAGCCTGAGATCAAAG ATTGTAGAGTTATGAAGGGagaaattttaaacaatttgaaAGGTGTCAAGCTCCAACATTTGCCCACAAGTAATATCATTGATTCTTGGATATTTCTATGA